The Aggregatilinea lenta genome includes a region encoding these proteins:
- a CDS encoding ABC transporter permease codes for MDWINLAAATLRISAPLLLAGMAGLLSYQVGLINIALEGLMLAGAFAGVALGYELGSTWLGVGGAVITGAALGAAFAFAVVTMRANLIVAGLALNTFAVGGTAYLMKIIYDQSGTFTPEGLSKLPLVHIPLVEDMPGLGDILSGHSPLVYLSWVLVPLTSIFLYRAVVGGHIRAVGEFPDAAETAGISVKAMQYLALILGGALCGLAGAYLSLGNLALFRERMTNDRGFIALAAVYFAAARPKWTAVACLVFGFFEALQVRLQLRDTFLPNEFLNMMPYLMVVVALVLISVRKEWRKGW; via the coding sequence ATGGACTGGATCAATCTGGCAGCAGCCACCCTGCGTATCTCCGCGCCGCTGCTTTTGGCCGGGATGGCGGGCCTGCTGAGCTACCAAGTGGGACTGATTAACATCGCGTTGGAAGGGCTGATGCTCGCGGGTGCGTTCGCAGGCGTGGCGCTCGGCTATGAGCTGGGATCGACGTGGCTGGGTGTGGGCGGCGCGGTGATCACCGGGGCGGCGCTGGGGGCGGCCTTCGCGTTCGCCGTGGTGACCATGCGCGCGAACCTGATCGTGGCCGGGCTGGCGCTAAACACCTTTGCAGTGGGCGGCACGGCCTACCTCATGAAGATTATCTACGACCAGTCGGGCACGTTTACGCCGGAAGGGCTGAGCAAGCTGCCTCTGGTGCACATTCCGCTGGTCGAAGATATGCCCGGATTGGGCGACATCCTCTCCGGGCACTCGCCGCTGGTCTACCTCTCGTGGGTGCTGGTCCCGCTGACCTCGATCTTCCTGTACCGGGCGGTCGTGGGTGGGCATATCCGCGCGGTGGGCGAGTTCCCCGACGCCGCCGAAACCGCCGGGATCTCGGTCAAGGCCATGCAGTACCTGGCGCTGATCCTGGGCGGCGCGCTGTGCGGGTTGGCCGGAGCGTACCTGTCGCTGGGCAATCTGGCGTTGTTCCGCGAGCGCATGACCAACGACCGGGGCTTCATCGCGCTGGCGGCGGTCTACTTCGCGGCGGCGCGCCCCAAGTGGACGGCGGTGGCATGTCTGGTCTTCGGTTTCTTCGAGGCGCTGCAAGTCCGCCTCCAACTGCGGGACACGTTCCTGCCCAACGAGTTCCTGAACATGATGCCCTATCTCATGGTCGTCGTCGCGCTGGTCCTCATTTCCGTTCGCAAAGAATGGCGCAAGGGATGGTAA